One Natrinema marinum genomic window carries:
- a CDS encoding NUDIX domain-containing protein: MVSRPPTFCPDCGTHLEQTTIDDRERMRCPDCRAVVWHNPVPCAGVAVVDRSGREPAVLCVERGVPPGVGEWTIPGGHIETGEEPPEAAARELREETGVAVDPADLEILAASAIPPRGGKHVVTVHYVADRADAAGEPIAGSDATAARFWTPDEFDASGETFRPVHEGRFREAASLLE; encoded by the coding sequence ATGGTCAGTCGACCGCCGACGTTCTGTCCTGATTGTGGCACGCACCTCGAGCAGACGACGATCGACGACCGCGAGCGGATGCGCTGTCCCGACTGTCGCGCCGTCGTCTGGCACAATCCGGTGCCCTGTGCCGGCGTCGCCGTAGTCGACCGCTCCGGCCGAGAACCGGCCGTCCTCTGTGTCGAACGCGGCGTCCCGCCGGGTGTCGGCGAGTGGACGATCCCCGGCGGCCACATCGAGACCGGCGAGGAGCCGCCCGAAGCGGCCGCCCGCGAACTCCGCGAGGAGACGGGCGTCGCCGTCGATCCGGCCGACCTCGAGATTCTGGCCGCGTCGGCGATACCCCCTCGAGGGGGCAAACACGTCGTGACGGTCCACTACGTGGCCGATCGGGCCGACGCGGCGGGCGAGCCGATCGCGGGGAGCGACGCGACGGCCGCTCGCTTCTGGACGCCCGACGAGTTCGACGCCTCCGGGGAGACGTTTCGCCCGGTCCACGAGGGGCGGTTTCGCGAGGCCGCGTCGCTGCTCGAGTGA
- a CDS encoding alpha-1 4-glucan-protein synthase has protein sequence MSQDICVIVPTIREYECMRSYFGNAREHGFDLERLHVVLVTEDFCETDEMEAMLEDEGVSGEVFDGSRREEWYAAHDVAEYGHVVPAASHAETSFGLLYMWAHDEFDYGFFIDDDTLPHPDEDFFGTHMENLAFEGEIESVSSDEQWVNVLYQNADEHGLYPRGYPYSAMGETVGTGTTEVDEGSVVASQGLWTNVPDLDAVRILMDGDLEGQAQTRTTEDDFGEDFVAARSNYLTVCSMNLAFRREVIPAFYQLPMDDNEWDVGRFDDIWSGVFLKRACDVLGKRIYNGAPLCEHNKAPRSTFDDLNNEVPGLELNEHLWRVIDDSGSDADSYAAVFAAMADELAEGDWSDYNNGAFFNHVGEHMRDWLECLAELRPQAGLEAERGRITADD, from the coding sequence ATGAGTCAGGACATCTGTGTAATCGTGCCGACGATCAGGGAATACGAGTGTATGCGCTCGTACTTCGGGAACGCACGCGAGCACGGTTTCGACCTCGAGCGACTCCACGTCGTGCTCGTCACCGAGGACTTCTGTGAGACCGACGAGATGGAAGCGATGCTCGAGGACGAAGGCGTCTCGGGCGAGGTCTTCGACGGTAGCCGCCGCGAGGAGTGGTACGCCGCCCACGACGTGGCGGAGTACGGTCACGTCGTCCCGGCGGCGAGCCATGCCGAGACGAGCTTCGGGCTGCTCTACATGTGGGCCCACGACGAGTTCGACTACGGCTTCTTCATCGACGACGATACACTGCCACATCCCGACGAGGACTTCTTCGGCACGCACATGGAGAATCTCGCGTTCGAGGGCGAGATCGAGTCCGTTTCGTCCGACGAGCAGTGGGTCAACGTGCTCTACCAGAACGCCGACGAACACGGCCTCTACCCGCGGGGCTACCCCTACTCGGCGATGGGAGAGACCGTCGGAACCGGGACGACCGAGGTCGACGAGGGGAGCGTCGTCGCCTCGCAGGGGCTGTGGACGAACGTCCCCGACTTAGACGCCGTCCGCATCCTGATGGACGGCGACTTGGAGGGGCAGGCCCAGACCCGCACGACCGAGGACGATTTCGGCGAGGACTTCGTCGCGGCGCGGAGCAACTACCTCACCGTCTGCTCGATGAACCTCGCCTTCCGACGCGAGGTGATCCCCGCGTTCTACCAGCTCCCGATGGACGACAACGAGTGGGACGTCGGCCGGTTCGACGACATCTGGTCGGGCGTCTTCCTCAAACGAGCCTGTGACGTGCTCGGTAAACGGATCTACAACGGCGCGCCGCTGTGTGAGCACAACAAGGCCCCGCGCAGCACCTTCGACGACCTCAACAACGAGGTGCCCGGCCTCGAACTCAACGAGCACCTCTGGCGCGTGATCGACGATTCGGGTTCGGACGCCGACTCTTACGCCGCGGTCTTCGCGGCGATGGCCGACGAACTCGCCGAGGGCGACTGGTCGGACTACAACAACGGCGCGTTCTTCAACCACGTCGGCGAGCACATGCGCGACTGGCTCGAGTGTCTGGCGGAACTCCGCCCTCAGGCCGGCCTCGAGGCCGAACGGGGTCGGATCACCGCCGACGACTGA
- a CDS encoding NAD-dependent epimerase/dehydratase family protein — translation MTLSSRRVLVTGGAGFIGSHLTERLLADGADVLAVDDLSNGDRDRVPDDADFLEADLTDPDALDGRLDGVDLVFHLAASKHVDTDRPHGQFDDNTRMTRTILEAMADADVTEIAYTSTSTVYGEAPRPTPEDYAPLEPISAYGASKLADEGLLSARAHSHDLTVWNFRFANVVGPRLRGAVIPDFIEKLLDDPETLTILGDGRQEKSYLHVEDCLDAMFHVVEHADDAMNTYNLGTRTTTSVDRIAAIVAEELGVDPAREYTGGERGWTGDVPKMRLSIEKLSALGWEPRLSSDEAVRRATRELVDELR, via the coding sequence ATGACTCTCTCGAGCCGACGTGTGCTCGTCACCGGCGGAGCCGGCTTCATCGGATCGCACCTCACCGAGCGCCTGCTCGCCGACGGCGCGGACGTCCTCGCCGTCGACGACCTTTCGAACGGCGACCGCGACCGCGTTCCCGACGACGCCGACTTCCTCGAGGCCGACCTCACCGACCCAGACGCCCTCGACGGCCGCCTCGACGGCGTTGATCTCGTCTTCCACCTCGCGGCCTCGAAACACGTCGACACGGACCGCCCCCACGGCCAGTTCGACGACAACACGCGGATGACCCGCACCATCCTCGAGGCGATGGCCGACGCGGACGTCACCGAGATCGCCTACACCTCCACCTCGACGGTCTACGGCGAGGCCCCGCGGCCGACGCCCGAGGATTACGCGCCCCTCGAGCCGATCAGCGCCTACGGGGCGAGCAAACTGGCCGACGAGGGGCTGCTCTCCGCGCGGGCCCACAGCCACGACCTGACCGTCTGGAACTTCCGCTTCGCGAACGTCGTGGGGCCGCGCCTGCGCGGCGCGGTGATTCCCGACTTCATCGAGAAGTTGCTGGACGATCCCGAAACGCTGACGATTCTCGGTGACGGCCGTCAGGAGAAGTCCTACCTCCACGTCGAGGACTGTCTCGACGCCATGTTCCACGTCGTCGAGCACGCCGACGATGCCATGAACACGTACAATCTCGGGACGCGCACGACGACGTCGGTCGACCGGATCGCGGCCATCGTCGCCGAGGAACTCGGCGTCGACCCCGCCCGGGAGTACACCGGCGGCGAACGGGGCTGGACCGGCGACGTGCCGAAGATGCGCCTCTCGATCGAGAAGCTCTCGGCGCTGGGCTGGGAGCCGCGCCTCTCGAGCGACGAAGCGGTTCGTCGCGCGACGCGCGAACTCGTCGACGAACTCCGCTGA
- the prf1 gene encoding peptide chain release factor aRF-1: protein MSQEGEQEQSDRKKYEFRKVIEDLKDYDGSGTQLVTIYVPDDRQISDVVQHVTQEHSEAANIKSKQTRTAVQDALTSIKDRLRYYDTYPPDNGIVLFSGAVDSGGGRTDMVTKVLESPPQPIESFRYHCDSDFLTEPLEEMLADKGLYGLIVLDRREANVGWLKGKRIEPVKSASSLVPGKQRKGGQSAQRFARLRLEAIDNFYQEVAGMANDLFVPKRHELDGILVGGPSPTKDEFLDGDYLHHEIQDNVIGKFDVAYTDESGLKDLVDNAEDALADAEVMKDKKVMEEFFKELNAGDKATYGFEQTRRNLMMGAVDRLLISEDLRKDVITYDCPECGTTEREVVDRRKSTPTHTCTECDTEVEATEEDREDAIDHLIEIAEQRGTETKFISTDFEKGEQLLNAFGGFAGILRYSTGV, encoded by the coding sequence ATGAGCCAGGAGGGCGAGCAGGAGCAATCCGACCGGAAAAAGTACGAGTTCCGGAAGGTGATCGAGGATCTCAAGGATTACGACGGCTCCGGGACCCAACTCGTGACGATCTACGTTCCCGACGACCGTCAGATCAGTGACGTCGTCCAGCACGTCACCCAGGAACACAGCGAGGCGGCCAACATCAAGTCCAAGCAGACCCGGACGGCCGTCCAGGACGCGCTGACGAGCATCAAGGATCGACTGCGCTACTACGATACCTATCCGCCGGACAACGGCATCGTGCTGTTCTCCGGTGCCGTCGACTCCGGCGGCGGCCGCACCGACATGGTCACGAAGGTCTTGGAGAGTCCGCCACAACCGATCGAATCCTTCCGGTATCACTGCGACTCCGACTTCTTGACCGAGCCCTTAGAGGAGATGCTCGCCGATAAGGGCCTCTACGGCCTGATCGTCTTGGACCGCCGCGAGGCCAACGTCGGCTGGCTGAAGGGCAAACGCATCGAACCGGTCAAGTCCGCCTCCTCGCTCGTCCCCGGCAAGCAGCGCAAAGGTGGCCAGTCCGCCCAACGATTCGCCCGCCTGCGCCTCGAGGCCATCGACAACTTCTATCAGGAGGTTGCGGGAATGGCAAACGACCTGTTCGTCCCGAAGCGCCACGAACTCGACGGTATCCTCGTCGGCGGTCCCTCGCCGACCAAAGACGAGTTCTTGGACGGCGACTACCTCCATCACGAGATTCAGGACAACGTCATCGGGAAATTCGACGTGGCCTACACCGACGAGTCCGGCCTGAAAGATCTGGTCGACAACGCCGAAGACGCGCTGGCCGACGCCGAGGTGATGAAGGACAAGAAGGTGATGGAGGAGTTCTTCAAGGAACTCAACGCGGGCGATAAGGCCACGTACGGCTTCGAGCAGACCCGCCGGAATCTCATGATGGGCGCGGTCGACCGCCTACTGATCAGCGAGGACCTCCGGAAGGACGTCATCACCTACGACTGTCCCGAATGCGGTACCACCGAGCGCGAGGTCGTCGACCGCCGCAAGTCGACGCCGACTCACACCTGCACCGAGTGCGACACCGAGGTCGAAGCGACCGAGGAGGACCGCGAGGACGCCATCGACCACCTCATCGAGATCGCCGAACAGCGCGGCACCGAGACGAAATTCATCTCGACGGACTTCGAGAAGGGCGAACAGCTCCTCAACGCATTCGGCGGTTTCGCCGGTATTCTGCGGTACTCGACCGGGGTCTAA
- a CDS encoding ABC transporter permease, which produces MSIREQVARTLARGADGDDSAADVGLTLLAAAIAAVLVLPLVWLAVDAAGLGVRALELAVAPQTLEVLVRSVALVAVVTGASILLGVPLALLTVQGGIPFPRFWTVLAALPLAVPSYLGAFAFVSAFGPRGELADLLAPLGVESIPSVYGFAGAAFVLTLYTYPYVFLTTRASLLSLDGSLVEAARTLNAGRWEAFRRITLPQILPGITAGALLVALYALADFGTPNIMRVEVFTQFIYARYNAFARDYAALLSLQLLTVTAVILALESRIGVDESGAYESGGHRDSADLELGRWRYAALVLPTAVALLAIALPIGIFAMWLTAGGPGYEGGQLTFEWEYGFNSAYVALLAAAASILVALPIAIASATSSSRLAALADRAPYVGYATPGIVLAIALLSFTLDVLPSVYKTIPLLVFAYVVRFMPQAIGSIRTSTLQVDRELVEASRTLGRSRLATFRKVTLPLILPGVAAGAALVFLTTMKELPATLMLRPLGFDTLVTYIWSVEEAGMYGQAAVPALVLIGISGLSMAVILVQEGR; this is translated from the coding sequence ATGAGCATTCGAGAGCAGGTCGCTCGCACGCTCGCGCGAGGGGCGGACGGAGACGACTCCGCCGCCGACGTCGGGCTCACCCTGCTCGCCGCGGCCATCGCGGCCGTACTCGTCCTCCCGCTCGTCTGGCTGGCCGTCGACGCAGCCGGGCTCGGCGTGCGTGCGCTCGAACTCGCCGTCGCCCCACAGACGCTCGAGGTGCTGGTCCGGAGCGTCGCCCTGGTCGCGGTGGTCACCGGCGCGAGCATCCTGCTCGGCGTCCCGCTGGCGCTGTTGACGGTTCAGGGCGGGATTCCGTTTCCACGCTTCTGGACCGTCCTCGCCGCGTTGCCGCTTGCGGTTCCCAGCTACCTCGGTGCCTTCGCGTTCGTCTCCGCGTTCGGCCCGCGCGGCGAACTCGCCGACCTTCTCGCGCCGCTGGGCGTCGAGTCCATCCCGTCGGTCTACGGGTTCGCCGGGGCCGCGTTCGTGCTGACGCTGTATACGTATCCGTACGTGTTTCTGACGACGCGCGCATCGCTGCTCTCGCTCGACGGCTCGCTCGTGGAGGCGGCGCGGACGCTCAACGCGGGTCGGTGGGAGGCGTTTCGCCGGATCACGCTCCCGCAGATCCTGCCGGGGATCACCGCCGGAGCGTTGCTCGTGGCGCTGTACGCGCTTGCGGACTTCGGCACACCGAATATCATGCGCGTCGAGGTGTTCACGCAGTTCATTTACGCCCGATACAACGCGTTCGCCCGCGATTACGCCGCGTTGCTGTCGTTGCAGTTGCTGACCGTGACGGCGGTTATCCTCGCCCTCGAGTCCCGCATCGGCGTCGACGAGTCGGGGGCCTACGAGAGCGGCGGTCACCGCGACAGCGCCGACCTCGAACTCGGCCGCTGGCGGTATGCGGCGCTGGTATTGCCGACCGCCGTCGCCCTGCTGGCGATCGCACTCCCGATCGGTATCTTCGCGATGTGGCTGACGGCGGGCGGCCCCGGCTACGAGGGCGGCCAGCTCACGTTCGAGTGGGAGTACGGCTTCAACTCGGCGTACGTCGCCTTACTGGCCGCCGCCGCGTCGATCCTCGTGGCGCTGCCGATCGCGATCGCGTCGGCGACCTCGAGTTCGCGGCTGGCGGCGCTGGCCGATCGCGCACCTTACGTCGGCTATGCGACGCCGGGAATCGTCCTCGCGATCGCGTTGCTCAGCTTCACCCTCGACGTGTTGCCGTCGGTCTACAAGACCATCCCGTTGCTGGTGTTCGCCTACGTCGTCCGATTCATGCCCCAGGCGATCGGCTCGATCCGAACCTCGACGCTGCAGGTGGATCGGGAACTCGTCGAGGCGTCTCGCACGCTGGGCCGGTCGCGGTTGGCCACCTTCCGAAAGGTGACGCTACCGCTGATTCTGCCGGGCGTGGCGGCCGGGGCCGCGCTCGTCTTCCTCACGACGATGAAGGAACTGCCGGCGACCCTGATGTTGCGCCCGCTCGGGTTCGACACGCTGGTGACCTACATTTGGAGCGTCGAGGAAGCTGGCATGTACGGACAGGCGGCGGTCCCGGCGCTCGTCCTGATCGGGATCTCCGGGCTGTCGATGGCCGTGATACTCGTCCAGGAGGGACGGTGA
- the argS gene encoding arginine--tRNA ligase — MFLSLRAEVEDALEGALSALDFPTDDLGIEEPPDGVDSVLASSVAFRLASEAGAPPPQVAGQVADEIDADDLTYVSEIRAQGPYLNFLPSDAYFAATLEEATDDSYGTLPDRDTSIVVEHTSANPTGPVHVGRARNPIIGDAVANVLAFAGYDVDRHYYVNDAGRQMAVFTWAYETFDEADLEEEPERDRIEYDLVRYYRKGNAVLENAPEDEVEAAEAEIESIMQGLEAGDDEAYDRVSEVVDQVLGGMTECLARLPAEFDEFVKETRFMRNGDTDDLVSRLKELDEAVYEEDAWQLELDDHGIDKNLVFLRSDDTSLYATRDLAHHEWKFDNYDRAVTVLGEDHKLQAKQVRATLELLGNDTEGLQQVLYSYVNLPEGKMSTRRGTGVDLDDLLDEAIDRAREEVEDRLDDRIRDDDLDDDDIERIAHQVGIGAVRYDIVSKQPTKAITFEWDRALDFEAQSAPYVQYVHARCCGILEEAGVDPETGMDDIETAVDADLLETQAERDLLETIARFPAVIEEAADDLEPHQVATYTREFADRFNAFYRECPVLADDVDPDVREARLALVAASKHAVANALSILGVAAPRSM, encoded by the coding sequence ATGTTCCTCTCCCTACGCGCGGAGGTCGAGGACGCCCTCGAGGGGGCGCTCTCCGCACTCGACTTTCCGACGGACGACCTCGGGATCGAAGAACCGCCGGACGGCGTCGACAGCGTGCTGGCCTCGAGCGTCGCTTTCCGACTCGCGAGCGAGGCGGGCGCGCCGCCGCCGCAGGTCGCCGGGCAGGTCGCCGACGAGATCGACGCTGACGACCTGACCTACGTCTCCGAGATTCGGGCGCAGGGCCCCTACCTCAACTTCCTGCCGAGTGACGCCTACTTCGCGGCGACGCTCGAGGAGGCGACCGACGACTCCTACGGCACCCTGCCGGATCGGGACACCAGCATCGTCGTCGAGCACACGAGCGCGAACCCGACGGGCCCGGTCCACGTCGGACGCGCGCGGAACCCGATCATCGGCGACGCGGTCGCGAACGTTCTCGCGTTCGCAGGCTACGATGTCGACCGCCACTACTACGTCAACGACGCCGGCCGGCAGATGGCCGTCTTCACCTGGGCCTACGAGACCTTCGACGAGGCGGATCTCGAGGAAGAACCCGAGCGCGACCGCATCGAGTACGACCTCGTGCGCTACTACCGCAAGGGGAACGCTGTCCTCGAGAACGCCCCCGAGGACGAGGTCGAGGCCGCCGAGGCCGAGATCGAGTCGATCATGCAGGGTCTCGAAGCCGGCGACGACGAGGCCTACGACCGAGTCAGCGAGGTCGTCGATCAGGTGCTCGGCGGGATGACCGAGTGTCTCGCGCGCCTGCCCGCCGAGTTCGACGAGTTCGTCAAGGAGACGCGGTTCATGCGCAACGGCGACACGGACGATCTCGTTTCCCGGCTCAAAGAACTCGATGAGGCCGTCTACGAGGAAGACGCCTGGCAACTCGAACTCGACGACCACGGAATCGACAAGAACCTCGTCTTCCTGCGCTCGGACGATACCTCACTGTATGCGACCCGCGATCTGGCCCACCACGAGTGGAAGTTCGACAACTACGACCGCGCGGTGACGGTGCTCGGCGAGGACCACAAGCTCCAGGCGAAGCAGGTCCGGGCGACGCTCGAACTGCTCGGCAACGACACCGAGGGCCTCCAACAGGTGCTCTACTCGTACGTCAATCTCCCCGAAGGGAAGATGAGCACGCGCCGGGGTACCGGCGTCGACCTCGACGACCTGCTCGACGAGGCGATCGATCGCGCGCGAGAGGAGGTTGAGGACCGACTGGACGACCGCATCCGCGACGACGATCTGGACGACGACGACATCGAGCGCATCGCCCACCAGGTCGGGATCGGCGCGGTCCGCTACGACATCGTCTCCAAGCAACCGACGAAGGCGATCACCTTCGAGTGGGACCGCGCGCTCGACTTCGAGGCCCAGTCCGCGCCCTACGTCCAGTACGTCCACGCGCGCTGCTGTGGCATTCTGGAAGAGGCGGGGGTCGACCCCGAAACCGGCATGGACGACATCGAGACGGCCGTCGACGCAGACCTGCTCGAGACCCAGGCCGAACGCGACCTCCTCGAGACGATCGCGCGGTTCCCGGCGGTCATAGAGGAGGCCGCGGACGACCTCGAACCCCACCAGGTCGCGACCTACACCCGCGAGTTCGCCGACCGGTTCAACGCCTTCTACCGGGAGTGTCCGGTGCTGGCCGACGACGTCGACCCCGACGTCCGCGAGGCGCGACTGGCGCTCGTCGCGGCCTCGAAACACGCGGTTGCGAACGCCCTGTCGATTCTGGGCGTGGCCGCGCCGCGCTCGATGTGA
- a CDS encoding extracellular solute-binding protein, with protein MDENRDFRGLSRRRALQVGSTFGLASVAGCLGFFNDNEQNAEIPSLAEFRGSGSLVEGRTAPGGTSIEDLPNLSGDLALYIGGGEGGIYYQFVEMLERIYPDFEVHASDNSSAALAQTIVEEVDAGAAQADVFWSIDASSLGFVADNDAYEPLSDAAVEPVANSQYVGDDNAWAGVAGRARAVPYNTDELSASDIPSTVQEFPDTGALQGTMGWAPTYGAFKSFVTAMRLLEGEEATRNWLVSMREAGTERYGNEFAVSQAVADGALTAGFANHYYAMRVKNGRPDAPIDLAFTSGDAGALINVAGALKVKGTQRGDLVDDFVRHLLSAEAQEFFATQSFAYPMIEGVAPVGGLPTVDELSPPDIDLSKLSNLEPTLELMDEAGVSG; from the coding sequence ATGGACGAAAACAGGGACTTTCGGGGATTGTCTCGGCGACGAGCACTGCAGGTGGGCTCCACGTTCGGTCTCGCGTCGGTCGCTGGCTGCCTCGGATTTTTCAACGACAACGAACAGAATGCAGAAATCCCGTCGCTCGCCGAGTTCCGCGGCTCCGGCTCGCTGGTCGAAGGACGGACAGCACCGGGGGGGACCTCCATCGAGGACCTCCCGAACCTCTCGGGCGATCTCGCGCTGTATATCGGCGGCGGTGAGGGTGGGATCTACTACCAGTTCGTCGAGATGCTCGAGCGGATCTATCCCGATTTCGAGGTCCACGCGAGCGACAACAGCTCGGCGGCGCTGGCCCAGACCATCGTCGAAGAGGTCGACGCCGGCGCGGCTCAGGCGGACGTGTTCTGGTCGATCGACGCCAGTTCGCTGGGATTCGTCGCGGACAACGACGCGTACGAACCGCTGTCGGACGCGGCGGTCGAGCCCGTCGCCAACAGTCAGTACGTCGGTGACGACAATGCGTGGGCCGGCGTCGCCGGCCGTGCGCGTGCCGTCCCGTACAACACCGACGAACTGAGCGCGTCGGACATCCCGAGCACCGTTCAGGAGTTCCCCGACACCGGGGCGCTGCAGGGAACGATGGGGTGGGCACCGACCTACGGCGCGTTCAAATCGTTCGTCACGGCCATGCGGCTGCTCGAGGGCGAGGAGGCGACCCGAAACTGGTTGGTCTCCATGCGCGAAGCCGGTACCGAGCGGTACGGGAACGAGTTCGCCGTCTCGCAGGCCGTCGCCGACGGTGCCCTGACGGCCGGCTTCGCCAACCACTACTACGCGATGCGGGTCAAAAACGGGCGGCCGGACGCGCCGATCGATCTGGCCTTTACGAGCGGCGATGCCGGTGCGCTGATTAACGTCGCCGGTGCGCTGAAGGTCAAAGGCACCCAGCGGGGCGACCTCGTCGACGACTTCGTCCGCCACCTCCTCTCCGCGGAGGCCCAGGAGTTCTTCGCGACGCAGAGTTTCGCCTACCCGATGATCGAGGGCGTCGCCCCGGTTGGTGGCCTGCCAACGGTCGACGAACTGAGCCCGCCGGACATCGATCTCTCGAAGCTCTCGAACCTCGAGCCGACCCTCGAGCTGATGGACGAGGCCGGCGTCTCGGGATGA
- the minD gene encoding cell division ATPase MinD produces the protein MSHETVYAIASGKGGVGKTTTTVNLGTALAEAGERVAIVDADLGMANLAGFVSLSPDSTTLYDVLAGDASIDDATYRLADNIVAVPSGTSLDEYAETSPEGLREVVAELRSQFDYVFLDVGAGISHETVLPLGLADAVVLVSTPEPAAVHDTRKTIELTDRAGGEIAGIVLTRTRPDGDVSPEEIADRLEVALLGTIPEDPTARESVYAGTPLVVFEPRGPAALAYRRLASDLTGVDVGSPTAGDGGTSEEIKARNATRTQSADATDEESGTADGREAAHDDVSSAITEAETDG, from the coding sequence ATGTCTCACGAGACGGTCTACGCCATAGCGAGCGGGAAAGGCGGCGTCGGAAAGACGACGACGACGGTAAACCTCGGCACGGCCCTCGCGGAGGCCGGGGAACGCGTCGCCATCGTCGACGCCGACCTCGGTATGGCGAACCTCGCCGGGTTCGTCAGCCTCTCTCCCGACTCGACCACCCTGTACGACGTATTAGCCGGCGACGCATCGATCGACGACGCCACCTACCGACTGGCGGACAACATCGTCGCGGTCCCGAGCGGGACCAGCCTCGACGAGTACGCCGAAACCTCTCCCGAGGGGCTCCGCGAGGTCGTCGCGGAGCTTCGCTCACAGTTCGACTACGTCTTTCTCGATGTCGGCGCGGGGATCAGCCACGAGACCGTCCTCCCGCTGGGGCTGGCCGACGCCGTCGTTCTGGTCTCGACGCCCGAACCCGCAGCCGTCCACGACACGCGGAAGACGATCGAGTTGACCGACCGCGCCGGCGGCGAGATCGCCGGCATCGTCCTCACCCGAACCCGTCCCGACGGCGATGTCTCGCCCGAGGAGATCGCCGACCGCCTCGAGGTGGCCCTGCTCGGGACGATTCCGGAAGATCCCACCGCGCGAGAGAGTGTCTACGCCGGGACTCCGCTGGTCGTCTTCGAACCCAGGGGACCCGCCGCTCTCGCGTACCGCCGACTGGCCAGCGACCTGACCGGCGTCGACGTCGGGTCGCCGACTGCCGGCGACGGCGGCACGAGCGAGGAGATCAAAGCCCGCAACGCCACGCGAACCCAGTCCGCCGACGCGACGGACGAGGAAAGCGGAACCGCCGACGGACGCGAGGCCGCACACGACGACGTCTCGAGCGCGATTACGGAAGCCGAAACGGACGGCTGA
- a CDS encoding lysylphosphatidylglycerol synthase transmembrane domain-containing protein: MNDGGVQSGSRDGSIEPDGGETESESTSRGLATVLTRRRLTVAGTLLVLLGLAVALRELDIGTVVAQVSSADPRLLGAAVAVYAVSWPLRGRRYRDVLAAMDHRSDTLVATAAVFVSQTANLAIPARAGDAARAHVMRTRRNVPYAAGFASLAVERVFDLATIAVLAGLATAWLALGGAAGPLEAAFSSDGARTAALAAAAVSATTAGVGLAVVTSARANHGLGARLRSRVAGRPRLEGALEAGLRFAGDVQTVARRPRALGRIGVGSLLVWSLDVLTAVLVLAALGSGLAFATLVTVGTLAVSVGNLAKVLPLSQGGVGLYEAAFTALIVGLTPIGASTALAAAIVDHALKNGVTLVGGAGAVAALGVSLSDATGSTPETTRETGSVLGEPKR; the protein is encoded by the coding sequence GTGAACGACGGGGGTGTGCAGTCGGGCTCACGGGACGGCAGCATCGAGCCCGACGGTGGGGAGACCGAGAGCGAATCGACGAGCCGCGGGCTCGCCACCGTTCTGACTCGCCGCCGATTGACGGTCGCCGGGACGCTCCTCGTACTGCTCGGACTGGCCGTCGCCCTCCGGGAACTCGATATCGGGACCGTGGTCGCCCAAGTCTCGAGCGCCGATCCTCGATTACTTGGGGCCGCGGTCGCCGTCTACGCGGTCTCGTGGCCGCTTCGGGGCCGCCGGTACCGCGACGTGCTGGCCGCGATGGACCACCGCAGCGACACCCTCGTGGCCACGGCGGCTGTTTTTGTCAGTCAGACGGCGAACCTCGCGATTCCGGCGCGGGCCGGCGACGCGGCGCGCGCCCACGTGATGCGAACTCGCCGGAACGTTCCCTATGCTGCGGGCTTCGCGTCGCTGGCCGTCGAGCGCGTGTTCGACCTGGCGACCATCGCCGTCTTGGCGGGGCTCGCGACCGCGTGGCTCGCGCTGGGAGGCGCGGCAGGCCCGCTCGAGGCCGCCTTTTCGAGCGACGGTGCGCGAACCGCTGCGCTGGCCGCAGCGGCCGTGAGCGCGACGACTGCGGGTGTCGGCCTCGCGGTCGTCACCTCGGCGCGGGCGAATCACGGACTCGGCGCGCGGCTTCGGTCGCGAGTCGCGGGCCGACCGCGGCTCGAGGGAGCGCTCGAGGCCGGCCTCCGTTTCGCGGGCGACGTACAGACGGTCGCGCGCCGACCGCGGGCGCTCGGACGGATCGGGGTCGGCAGTCTGCTGGTGTGGTCGCTCGACGTACTCACCGCGGTCCTCGTTCTCGCGGCGCTGGGAAGTGGGCTCGCGTTCGCCACCCTGGTGACGGTCGGGACGCTGGCGGTCAGCGTCGGCAACCTCGCGAAGGTCCTGCCGCTCTCGCAGGGCGGCGTCGGGCTCTACGAGGCCGCCTTCACCGCGCTGATCGTCGGACTCACTCCTATCGGCGCGAGCACCGCATTGGCGGCCGCTATCGTCGATCACGCGCTGAAAAACGGCGTCACGCTGGTCGGCGGTGCCGGCGCCGTCGCCGCGCTCGGGGTCTCGCTTTCGGATGCCACCGGGTCGACGCCCGAGACGACGCGGGAAACCGGTAGTGTTTTAGGTGAGCCTAAAAGATAG